A stretch of Microtus pennsylvanicus isolate mMicPen1 chromosome 5, mMicPen1.hap1, whole genome shotgun sequence DNA encodes these proteins:
- the Or9q2 gene encoding olfactory receptor 9Q2, whose protein sequence is MAGRNYTFVTEFFLTAFTEHPEWGLPLFLLFLSFYLSTLLGNTGMIILIQKNRRLQTPMYFFLSHLSFVDICYSSVIIPQMLAVLWECGTTISQVRCAAQFFLFTFFASIDCYLLAIMAYDRYVAVCQPLLYVTVMTEKACLGLVSGAYVAGFSSGFVRTVTAFTLSFCGSNEINFIFCDLPPLLKLVCGDSYIQEVVIIVFAIFVMPACIVVISVSYLFIIVAITKIRSSGGRAKTFSTCTSHLTAVALFFGTLIFMYLRDNADQSSEGDRVVSVFYTVVTPLLNPLIYSLRNKEVKEAILKSLRRSKISGRP, encoded by the coding sequence ATGGCTGGGAGGAATTACACCTTCGTGACTGAGTTCTTTCTGACTGCATTCACTGAACATCCTGAGTGGgggcttcctctcttccttttatttttgagtttctaCCTGTCTACTCTGCTGGGGAATACAGGAATGATCATCCTGATCCAGAAGAACCGTCGACTTCAAACCCCAATGTATTTCTTCCTCAGCCACCTTTCCTTTGTGGACATCTGTTACTCCTCTGTTATCATCCCCCAGATGCTGGCTGTATTATGGGAATGTGGCACGACTATCTCTCAAGTTCGTTGTGCAGCTCAGTTCTTCCTTTTTACCTTCTTTGCTTCCATTGACTGTTACCTCTTGGCAatcatggcctatgaccgctatgtggcagTGTGTCAACCATTGCTTTATGTCACCGTTATGACTGAGAAGGCCTGTTTAGGCTTGGTATCTGGGGCGTATGTGGCTGGTTTTTCTAGTGGCTTTGTTCGGACTGTCACAGCTTTTACTCTCTCCTTCTGTGGAAGCAATGAGATCAACTTCATTTTCTGTGACCTCCCTCCTCTGTTAAAACTTGTGTGTGGAGACAGCTACATCCAGGAAGTAGTGATTATTGTCTTTGCCATTTTTGTCATGCCTGCTTGCATTGTGGTGATCTCTGTGTCCTATCTGTTCATCATTGTGGCCATCACCAAGATCCGCTCGTCGGGGGGCAGGGCCAAGACTTTCTCCACCTgcacttcccacctcactgctGTAGCTCTCTTCTTTGGTACGCTTATCTTCATGTATCTGAGAGATAATGCAGACCAGTCCTCAGAGGGAGACCGAGTTGTGTCTGTGTTTTATACGGTGGTGACCCCATTACTGAATCCActcatctacagcctgaggaataAGGAGGTAAAAGAGGCCATTTTGAAATCTCTGAGAAGATCAAAGATTTCTGGAAGGCCATAA
- the LOC142851134 gene encoding olfactory receptor 1S1-like translates to MNQGNQTTISEFILLGFSNQAEKQKLIFLLFLSMYLVTVVGNGLIILAIGLDVHLHTPMYLFLANLSFADISSSSTSVPKMLINIHTRSQSISYEGCITQMYFSIVFVVIDNFLLGVMAYDRFVAICHPLNYTVIMHSRFCFLLTVCPWVLCNVVALTHTLLANRLVFCNHNTIQHFFCDLAPLLKLSCSDAMINELMKFIVGLSVITFPFALILFSYVRIIRDILRISSTEGKWKAFSTCGSHLTVVILFYGTIVGVYFFPSSTHPEDTDKIGAVLFTVVTPMMNPFIYSLRNKDMKGALKKLINKRHFFPLM, encoded by the coding sequence ATGAATCAAGGAAACCAAACCACCATCTCTGAATTTATCCTCCTTGGTTTCTCCAACCAGGCTGAGAAGCAGAAACTCATCTTTTTGCTTTTCCTCAGTATGTACCTTGTCACTGTGGTTGGAAACGGGCTCATCATTCTGGCCATTGGCTTGGATGTACATCTACATACACCCATGTATCTCTTCCTTGCCAACCTATCCTTTGCTgacatttcttcctcttctacttcaGTCCCCAAAATGTTGATAAATATTCACACCAGGAGTCAGTCCATTTCATATGAAGGCTGCATTACACAGATGTACTTTTCTATTGTATTTGTTGTCATTGATAATTTTCTCTTGGGGGTCATGGCTTATGACCGCTTTGTGGCCATCTGCCACCCTCTGAATTACACAGTCATCATGCACTCTAGGTTCTGTTTTTTGCTCACTGTTTGCCCATGGGTTCTTTGCAATGTTGTTGCCCTGACACATACTCTTCTGGCCAATCGATTGGTTTTCTGTAACCACAACACCATCCAACACTTCTTCTGTGACTTGGCTCCTCTGCTCAAACTATCCTGCTCAGATGCAATGATCAATGAACTTATGAAATTTATTGTGGGTTTATCAGTCATCACCTTTCCCTTTGCTCTTATCCTCTTCTCCTATGTCCGCATTATCAGGGATATACTGAGAATTTCATCCACAGAGGGAAAGTGGAAGGCCTTCTCTACCTGTGGTTCTCACCTGACAGTCGTAATACTCTTCTATGGAACTATTGTAGGGGTTTACTTTTTCCCTTCATCTACACACCCTGAGGACACAGACAAGATTGGTGCAGTACTCTTCACTGTGGTGACACCCATGATGAACCCTTTCATCTATAGCTTGAGAAATAAAGACATGAAAGGTGCCTTGAAAAAactcataaataaaagacatttcttCCCTTTGATGTGA
- the LOC142851133 gene encoding olfactory receptor 10W1-like — translation MTWENHSVLMEFVFLAYPNCPDLRTLCFIGVSLAYALIISGNVLIVISIQTEARLHTPMYYFLGSLSGIELCYTAVVVPHILANTLYSEKTITLLSCATQMVFFIGLGSADCFLLASMAYDRYVAICHPLQYPLIMTITFCVRLVVASVVIGLFLSLQLVVFIFCLPFCQARGIEHFFCDVPPVMRLVCATSHIHELSVLVAATLAIAVPFFFIATTYALIVTAVFKLHSASGRRRAFNTCSSHLTVVLLQYGCCAFMYLRPNSNYHPKQDQFISLVYTLGTPFLNPLIYTLRNSEMKGAIGKILTRNYLSQKLIR, via the coding sequence ATGACCTGGGAGAACCACTCAGTATTGATGGAGTTTGTGTTCTTAGCCTATCCTAACTGCCCAGATCTACGTACCCTCTGCTTCATTGGAGTCAGCCTGGCTTATGCATTGATCATCTCCGGAAATGTCCTCATTGTGATATCTATACAGACAGAAGCCCGCCTACATACACCCATGTACTATTTCCTGGGTAGCCTCTCAGGGATAGAACTATGCTACACTGCAGTGGTGGTACCACACATCCTGGCCAACACCCTATATTCAGAGAAGACCATCACTCTGCTGAGCTGTGCCACTCAGATGGTTTTCTTCATTGGACTTGGTAGTGCTGACTGCTTCCTCCTGGCTTCCATGGCCTATGACAGATATGTCGCCATCTGTCACCCCTTACAGTACCCTCTCATCATGACTATAACATTTTGTGTACGCTTGGTTGTGGCTTCTGTGGTCATTGGCTTGTTCCTGTCCTTACAGCTTGTGGTCTTTATCTTCTGTCTTCCATTCTGTCAGGCTAGAGGCATAGAGCACTTCTTTTGTGATGTCCCACCAGTGATGCGTCTTGTGTGTGCCACAAGTCATATCCATGAGCTCTCTGTGCTAGTGGCAGCCACACTAGCCATTGCTGTacctttctttttcattgctaCCACCTATGCCTTGATAGTAACCGCTGTGTTCAAACTCCACTCAGCATCTGGTCGGCGCAGAGCCTTCAACACCTGCTCCTCTCACCTCACTGTGGTGCTGTTGCAGTATGGCTGCTGTGCCTTCATGTACCTGCGCCCCAACTCCAACTACCACCCCAAGCAAGATCAGTTCATCTCCCTGGTATACACACTAGGAACCCCATTCCTCAACCCCCTCATTTACACTCTGAGGAACAGTGAGATGAAAGGAGCCATAGGGAAAATTCTTACCAGAAATTATCTCTCCCAGAAACTGATAAGATAG
- the Or10q1 gene encoding olfactory receptor 10Q1, translated as MRDPHPASPTFFPEDILARKPVLNQSGSPEFVFRVFTNVPEFQALLFTLFLLLYLMILCGNTAIIWVVCTHSSLHTPMYFFLGSLSLLEICYTTDVVPLMLSNIFGAQKPISLASCGTQMFFFVTLGSTDCFLLAVMAYDRYVAICHPLHYSLIMTRNLCIQMVLGSLGLALFLSLQLTALIFTLPFCGHHREINHFLCDVPPVLRLACADIHVHQAVLYVVGILVLTVPFLLICISYVFIASTILHMRSAEGRQRAFSTCSSHLTVVLLQYGCCSLVYLRPRSSTSEDEDRQIALVYTFVTPLLNPLIYTLRNKDVKGALRNFIFNKAV; from the coding sequence ATGAGAGATCCCCACCCTGCCTCACCCACCTTTTTTCCAGAAGACATACTGGCCAGGAAACCTGTACTCAACCAATCGGGGTCCCCTGAGTTCGTGTTCCGTGTGTTCACCAATGTCCCTGAATTCCAGGCTTTGCTCTTcacccttttcctcctgctctATCTGATGATCCTCTGTGGCAACACTGCCATCATCTGGGTGGTGTGCACGCACAGTTCCCTGCATACACCCATGTATTTCTTCCTGGGCAGCCTGTCTCTCCTGGAAATCTGCTACACCACAGATGTGGTGCCCTTGATGCTTTCCAACATCTTTGGGGCCCAGAAGCCCATATCATTAGCTAGTTGTGGAACACAAATGTTCTTCTTTGTAACTCTAGGAAGCACTGACTGCTTTCTATTGGCAGTcatggcctatgatcgctatgtggccatctgtcaTCCACTGCACTACAGCCTCATCATGACCCGGAATCTGTGCATCCAAATGGTGCTGGGTTCCTTGGGCCTGGCACTCTTTCTGTCCCTGCAACTCACTGCCTTAATTTTCACCTTGCCGTTCTGTGGACATCACAGGGAAATCAACCATTTCCTCTGCGATGTGCCTCCCGTCCTGCGGCTGGCCTGTGCTGACATCCATGTTCACCAGGCAGTCCTCTATGTTGTGGGCATCCTGGTGCTTACAGTTCCATTCCTGTTGATTTGCATCTCCTATGTGTTCATTGCTTCCACCATTCTGCACATGCGCTCTGCAGAAGGCCGCCAGCGGGCCTTTTCCACCTGTTCCTCGCACCTCACTGTGGTCTTGCTTCAATATGGGTGTTGTAGCCTGGTGTACCTGAGGCCTCGCTCCAGCACCTCAGAGGATGAGGACCGCCAAATTGCCCTGGTCTACACCTTTGTTACTCCATTACTCAACCCTCTGATTTACACCCTTCGAAATAAAGATGTCAAAGGTGCCCTGAGGAACTTCATTTTCAATAAAGCAGTCTGA